The following DNA comes from Kitasatospora sp. NBC_01287.
CCGGAGGCGCGAAGTGGCAGCGGACGGCGGGAAGAAAACCGGCGGACCGCGCCTCCACCGCTCTGTTACGGTCGGGCTCGACGGTCCGGCCGCGGGACTCCGGTGCGACTTCCGGGACCCGCCTCTACCGCGATGATTCGCAGCTCGTGCCCCCATCTCCCCGGCCGGCCGTCGTCAGCTCCCGATTCCCGTCAGCTCCCGACACCTGCCAACTCACGATCCCCGCCCCCGATCGACCGGCGCCTGGAGGCCCGCGATGGAGAGCCACGCCGACCTGATCGCCGCCGACGACGTGCTGCTCTTCGTCAACGCCGCGATCACCGCGACCGGCCAGCGCGAGTTCCACGCCGGAGCGGGCGCCCAGCGGCTCTCGCTCGGTTTCCTGCACGAGTACCTGCGGGTCAACTACCGCGAGCTGTACGCCGCCACGCTCGCCCTGGGCTGCAACGACCACAACGCGGCCCTGATCATCCAGGCGCTGCTGGTGCACGCCGACGAGGCGGCGCCGGCCGAGCGCCGCACCGAGGGCGCGCTGATCGCCCGCCGGCTGCTGACGCTGCCGCCGCAGCGGGTCTACCGGCTCTTCGGGCAGCTGCGCCGGGCCAAGGTGAACAACCGCCGCACCCGCGCCATCATCCGCGACTGGCTGGCCGCGCGCCCCGAGCCCGCCTTCGACGCCGTCAAGTACCGCAGCGGCCTGAAGGCCGCCCTTCGGCACACCCATCTCGCCCCCACCGAGGCGGAGTTGGGCGACTTCCTGTTCGCCCCCAAGCGCCGGGCCCACTACGACGCCCCGCTGCTGGACGCCTGGCGCCGCGCGCACTACGAGCAGCCGGCGCTGTACGAGCTGCCGTTCACCGTCGCCGAGGGCTTCGCGGCCAAGCACGGCATCGCGCGCGGCGCCTTCCTGGAGCGGATCGCCCCCCGGCTCACGCGGCTGGAGCAGCTGCGGCTGCAGGAGTCCGCGCGGGCCCACGGCGCCCAGGCACCGGCCGCCGACCTCGCCCGGATGCCGCTGACCCGGCTCGCCTCCTACACGCTGGCGCTGCCCACCGCCGAGCGCCGCGAGCGCCGCGCCGAGCTGACCGCCGCGCTGCGGGCCGCCGCCGTCCGCGCGGCCGGGCCGCTGCGGGGCCGCTGGGGCACGGTGGCGGCGGTGCTCGACGACAGCTTCTCCAGCTACGGCTCGGGCACCAAGCGCCGCCGCCCGCTGGCCGTCGCGCTCGCCGCCCACCACCTGCTGGCGGAGCTGGCCCAGCGGTACACGGCGCACTGGACCTCGGGCCGCACCGACGCGCTGCTCGCCCACCCGCTGGGCCCGACCCCGCTCGGGCACCGGGTGCTGGACGCCCTGGAGACCTCCCCCGACCTGGTGGTCATCGTCTCGGACGGCTGGGACAACGCCCCGCCCGGGCTGGCCGCCGAGGTGCTCAGGGTGCACCGCACCCGGCTCGACCCCGGGCACCGCACCAGCGTCGTCCACCTCAACCCGGTCTACGACGCGGAGGACTTCGACGTGCGCCGGCTGGCTCCCGGCGTCCCCACCGCCGGCCTGCGCGACGCCGAGGACCTGCCCGCGCTCGTCGAGCTGGCCCAGTTCGCCCAGGGCCGCACCGGCCTGGCCGAGCTGCGCGCGCACCTGGACGCGCGGGTGGCCGCCTTCCTGAGCCAGGAGACCCGATGACCACCCCCGACCTCAGCACCCCCGACCTCAGCACCCCCGACCTGACCACCCCCGACCTGAGCACCCTCGACCTGACCGGCCTGGCCACCCGCCCCGCGCAGAGCTGGGGCGCGGTGCGGCTGGTCCCGCTGGTGCGCGAGCAGCCGATCACCGACCTGCGCCTGCACCGCCGGCTCTACCCCTCGGACGGCGGCCCGAGCGTGGTGCGGCTCGACGACCGGAGCACGTACACCTCGTACATCCCGCACGGCTTCGTCGCCGACTGGACCCGGGACGGCACGGCGGCCGCCGCCTACGGCACCCAGCTCGACGTGGCCGAGCACCCGCGGTCGGTGCCGCTCCAGCCGCGCGGCCAGCACCGGATGGCCCGCCGCGAGGACCGCACCCGGCTGCGCTTCCTGCCGCTGCACCTGGCCCTGGAGGGCTACCTCGCGCTGCACTTCAACGGGCCCGTCATCGCCTGGCGCGAGTGGTCGCAGCGGGCGATCCGGCAGGGGCTGTCGCCGCGCGCGGAGGAGGCCTACTTCGGCGGCGAGGTGAGCGGACTGGCCGACGCGCTGCGGATCTTCGAGATCCACCCGGGCCAGTGCGGCGTGCTGCTGTACGTCGCGGACGCGCTCGCCGCCGCCTTCGTGGTTCCGCACCCCGAGGACTACCGCGCGCTGCACCCCAGCCTGCTGCACGACCTGTACGGCGAACTGGTCCACCACTACACCGCCCTGATGCTGCCGCTGCCCGCCTTCCGGGCCTCGATCCCGGGGCCCGGCATCCGCACCCTGGCCCAGCTGCGCGCCGCGGCCGAGCAGCAGGAGCGGGAGTGGGCGGAGTTCCACGACACCACCATGGCGGCCGGGCTGCTGGCGGACGAGCACACCGTCAGCACCGTGTACCGGATGGGCCGCTTCACGCTGAACCGCTTCCTGCCCGGCTTCCAGCTCAAGCGGGAGAACCACTTGGGCGAGACGATCACCGACGAGCACGGTCGGCTGGCCTACCTCAAGACCTTCCGGCTCTCCGAGAACCAGACCCGGCGCGGCCACCTGCTCAGCCGGCTCGCCGCCCACGACTGGCACCTGGCGCGCACGGCCGAGGCGTTGGGCGTCACCGAGGCCGTGCTCGGCCTGCGCCTGGAGTCGGCCGGCTTCGGCCGGCTGCTGCGCCAGGACGTGCTCGACGGCTTCCGCAAGCAGGTCCGGGCCGGGAGCGGGCCCACCGCCTCCCGACCGGTCTAAGACCAGCCGGTCCGGGACCGGCCGGCGAATGGTGGGCGGCGTCGCGTGCCGATGGCTGTCGCCTGGACGGCTTCTCCTCAGTCGCCAATGCTCCGCATGGACTTCCTCGTCGGCGCCGCCCAGACTCGGCCCTCGACCCGCTCCTTGCCCCACCCACCATTCGCCGGCCGGTCTAAGGTGGTGCGCCATGGAGCTGATCGTCTGTGATGTGACGCCTGACCAGGTGGAGTTGGAACGGGACGTGGCCCCGCTGATCCGGCTGCTGCGGCCGGGCCTGGGGCGCGCGGAGTTCGCCGCCTTCGCCGCCGAGGCGCACGCCCAGGGGCTGGTCTTCACGGCCGCCTACGACCCGCGCGGGCGCTGCCTGGCGGTGGCGGCGCACCGGGTGCTGGCCACCAGCCGGGGGCGGCTGCTCTTCGTCGACGACCTGGTCACCGACCCCGACGTCCGCTCCGGCGGCGTCGGCGCCCACCTGCTCGGCCAGCTGGAGGAGCGCGCCCGCCGCTCGGGCTGCGTGCGGATCGAGTTGGACTCCGGGGCCGCCAACCACGGCGCGCACCGCTTCTACCACGCTCGCAGGATGTCGATCGTGGCGCTGCACTTCGCCCGCGAGCTCTGACATCCGGTCACGCTCAAGCGATACTCGACCTCGGGCAAGCGGTTTGCCGTTAGGGTGCGGGCCATGGTGACCAATGGACTGCGTGCCCTGAACGATGTCCTGGCGTTCTTCATCGAGTTGGCCGCACTCGGCTTCCTGGCCTGGTGGGGGTACCGCACCGGGCCGGACACGGCCGTGCACCTGCTGCTGGCGATCGGCCTGCCGCTGCTGGCCGCCGTGCTCTGGGGACGCTACGCCGCCCCGCGGGCCTCGGTGAAGCTGCCGGTGGCGGGCGTGCTGCTGGTC
Coding sequences within:
- a CDS encoding YrdB family protein: MVTNGLRALNDVLAFFIELAALGFLAWWGYRTGPDTAVHLLLAIGLPLLAAVLWGRYAAPRASVKLPVAGVLLVKALVFGAGALALGARAGWAWGVAFGALALVNTALVTSQRNKPGWQEQYQNPNR
- a CDS encoding GNAT family N-acetyltransferase; its protein translation is MELIVCDVTPDQVELERDVAPLIRLLRPGLGRAEFAAFAAEAHAQGLVFTAAYDPRGRCLAVAAHRVLATSRGRLLFVDDLVTDPDVRSGGVGAHLLGQLEERARRSGCVRIELDSGAANHGAHRFYHARRMSIVALHFAREL